A region from the Parasphingopyxis sp. CP4 genome encodes:
- the ppk2 gene encoding polyphosphate kinase 2: MVDKSLEEAGANEESGKTPAAVEAKPANGAATDAPPSPQTVVPKPTPDRIREAFETGEYPYEKKMSRRSYERQKAQLQAELLKVQLWAQDTGEKFVLLFEGRDAAGKGGTIKRFTEHLNPRSIQVVALPKPDDRQRGQWFFQRYIEHLPSAGEMVFYDRSWYNRAGVERVMGFCSPNEYLEFMRQVPDLERMLVRSGIKLFKYWFSVTQDEQHARFDSRQTDPLKRWKLSPIDQASLSKWDDYTEAKEAMFFYSDTADAPWTIVKSNDKKRARINCMMHFLDSIDYPDKDPTIAKKPDPLIVGRAQHVLHNAEHILGTSLHPDMRKSGNGED; encoded by the coding sequence ATGGTCGATAAATCTCTCGAAGAGGCTGGGGCGAACGAGGAGAGCGGCAAGACGCCGGCTGCGGTTGAGGCCAAGCCGGCAAATGGCGCTGCGACGGATGCGCCGCCAAGCCCGCAAACGGTCGTTCCCAAACCCACACCAGATCGCATTCGCGAGGCTTTTGAGACCGGCGAATATCCCTATGAGAAAAAGATGTCGCGGCGCAGCTATGAACGCCAGAAAGCGCAGCTGCAGGCCGAACTGCTGAAAGTTCAGCTCTGGGCGCAGGATACAGGCGAGAAGTTTGTACTGCTGTTCGAAGGGCGCGATGCGGCAGGCAAGGGCGGCACGATCAAGCGCTTCACCGAGCATCTCAATCCGCGATCAATCCAGGTTGTGGCTCTTCCCAAACCGGATGATCGCCAGCGCGGCCAATGGTTTTTCCAGCGCTATATCGAGCATCTGCCATCGGCTGGCGAAATGGTTTTCTATGACCGCAGCTGGTATAATCGGGCCGGCGTTGAGCGGGTCATGGGTTTTTGCTCACCCAATGAATATCTCGAATTCATGCGCCAGGTGCCGGACCTTGAACGCATGCTTGTTCGATCCGGAATCAAGCTCTTCAAATATTGGTTCTCGGTTACCCAGGATGAGCAGCATGCGCGCTTCGATTCTCGCCAGACCGATCCGCTGAAACGCTGGAAACTCTCACCGATCGACCAGGCGAGCCTGAGCAAATGGGATGATTATACCGAGGCAAAGGAAGCGATGTTCTTCTATTCGGACACGGCCGATGCGCCCTGGACGATCGTCAAATCCAACGACAAAAAGCGCGCGCGCATCAACTGCATGATGCATTTCCTCGACAGCATCGACTATCCTGACAAGGACCCGACCATCGCGAAAAAGCCCGATCCGTTGATCGTCGGCCGGGCCCAGCATGTGTTGCACAATGCCGAGCATATCCTTGGCACCTCGCTACATCCTGACATGCGAAAGTCGGGAAATGGTGAGGACTAG
- a CDS encoding F0F1 ATP synthase subunit C: MEVEAARLIGAGLAAIGAGAAAAGVGYIWGSFLQGALRNPEAADGEQARLYIGFAVTELLGLIAAVIGFILLFG; the protein is encoded by the coding sequence ATGGAAGTCGAAGCTGCACGTTTAATCGGTGCTGGTCTCGCTGCAATTGGCGCAGGCGCCGCTGCTGCGGGTGTGGGTTATATCTGGGGTTCGTTCCTCCAGGGCGCACTGCGCAATCCGGAAGCCGCCGATGGTGAACAGGCCCGCCTGTACATTGGCTTTGCTGTGACCGAGCTGCTCGGTCTGATCGCCGCCGTTATCGGCTTCATCCTGCTATTCGGTTAA
- a CDS encoding NADPH:quinone oxidoreductase family protein: MTLPTTMRALRVSDLAPDFAGCAVEDVPVPTPGPGEVLLHVRAAALGFPDLLMTEGKYQHRPDLPFTPGTDITGEIAALGDGVAGFSVGDAVVAPLSSGGFAEYVLCPASILRRKPKNLDYDAASAFGVAYLTAYVSLVRRAEIQVGEWLLVHGAAGGVGLAAVDLGKALGARVIAASASDEKLAIIADHYAPDATVNVSDGFRERVKELTDGGADVIYDPVGGDIFDESTRCIAFGGRLLIVGFTSGRIATVPTNIPLIKGFSVVGVRAGEYGRRYPERGRENLDAIWALAESGKVKPHVHAALPLDQWREAFEMMRSREVVGRVIIAPNG, translated from the coding sequence ATGACTCTTCCCACGACCATGCGCGCGCTGCGCGTATCCGATCTCGCACCGGACTTTGCCGGGTGCGCAGTCGAGGACGTGCCTGTACCGACGCCCGGACCCGGCGAGGTACTTCTTCATGTGCGCGCTGCAGCGCTCGGTTTTCCCGATCTGCTGATGACCGAAGGCAAATATCAGCATCGGCCGGATCTGCCATTCACACCGGGCACAGACATAACTGGCGAGATCGCGGCGCTCGGCGATGGTGTCGCAGGTTTCTCGGTTGGCGACGCGGTCGTCGCGCCCCTCAGTTCCGGTGGATTTGCGGAGTATGTTCTGTGTCCGGCCTCGATATTGCGGCGCAAACCCAAAAATCTGGACTACGACGCAGCATCGGCCTTCGGTGTTGCCTATCTCACGGCCTATGTCTCGCTGGTTCGCCGGGCAGAAATCCAGGTCGGCGAATGGTTGCTGGTCCACGGGGCGGCTGGCGGTGTGGGCTTGGCTGCGGTTGATCTCGGCAAGGCATTGGGCGCGCGCGTCATCGCAGCGTCGGCGTCTGACGAGAAACTCGCCATTATCGCCGATCATTATGCGCCGGATGCGACAGTCAATGTCTCAGACGGGTTTCGCGAACGGGTGAAAGAGCTGACGGATGGCGGCGCGGATGTGATCTATGATCCTGTCGGCGGCGACATCTTTGACGAAAGCACGCGCTGTATCGCCTTTGGCGGGCGGCTGTTGATCGTCGGCTTTACATCGGGCCGGATCGCGACGGTGCCGACAAATATTCCGCTGATCAAAGGCTTTTCGGTCGTCGGTGTGCGCGCCGGTGAATATGGCCGTCGCTATCCCGAGCGCGGTAGGGAAAATCTCGACGCAATCTGGGCATTGGCCGAGAGCGGGAAAGTAAAGCCGCACGTCCATGCTGCCCTACCGCTTGATCAGTGGCGCGAGGCCTTCGAGATGATGCGTAGCCGCGAAGTCGTCGGTCGCGTGATCATCGCTCCCAACGGCTAG
- the purB gene encoding adenylosuccinate lyase has translation MIPRYARPEMTAIWEPEAKFRIWFEIEAHATQALADLGVVPESAAQALWDWWATEPEIDVAAIDAIEAVTKHDVIAFLTWVAENVGEEARFMHQGMTSSDVLDTCLAVQLAKASDILLADLDALLEALKRRAMEHKLTPTIGRSHGIHAEPVTFGLKLAQAYAEFDRCKTRLKSARAEVATCAISGAVGTFANIDPRVEAHVADKLGLSIEPISTQVIPRDRHAMFFSVLGVIASSVERLAVEVRHLQRTEVLEAEEYFSPGQKGSSAMPHKRNPILTENLTGLARMVRGYAIPAMENVALWHERDISHSSVERYIGPDATITLDFALGRLTGVIDKLLVYPERMQKNLDKMGGLVHSQRVLLALTQAAVSREDAYRLVQRNAMKVWESDGHLSLLELLKADDEVTAALSEAEIEEKFDLGYHLKNIDTIFERVFDS, from the coding sequence ATGATCCCGCGCTACGCCCGGCCCGAAATGACCGCCATCTGGGAACCGGAGGCAAAGTTCCGCATCTGGTTTGAAATTGAAGCCCATGCGACCCAGGCGCTGGCCGATCTTGGCGTAGTTCCGGAATCGGCTGCGCAGGCGCTGTGGGACTGGTGGGCGACGGAGCCGGAAATTGATGTCGCCGCGATCGATGCGATTGAGGCCGTGACCAAGCATGACGTGATCGCCTTCCTCACCTGGGTAGCCGAAAATGTCGGCGAAGAAGCGCGCTTCATGCACCAGGGCATGACGAGCTCCGATGTCCTCGATACCTGTCTGGCGGTTCAGCTCGCCAAGGCGTCGGATATCCTGCTCGCCGATCTCGACGCGCTCCTTGAGGCGCTGAAGCGACGCGCCATGGAGCATAAGCTCACACCAACCATCGGGCGCAGCCATGGCATTCATGCAGAGCCGGTGACCTTTGGCCTCAAACTGGCTCAGGCCTATGCAGAATTCGATCGCTGCAAGACGCGGTTGAAATCAGCGCGCGCCGAAGTGGCAACCTGCGCAATATCCGGCGCTGTCGGGACCTTTGCCAATATCGATCCGCGGGTCGAAGCGCATGTGGCTGACAAGCTAGGCCTGTCGATCGAACCGATCTCTACGCAGGTGATCCCACGCGATCGTCACGCCATGTTCTTCTCTGTACTGGGCGTGATCGCTTCATCGGTTGAGCGACTTGCGGTTGAAGTCCGGCATCTCCAACGCACCGAGGTGCTGGAAGCCGAGGAATATTTCTCGCCGGGCCAAAAGGGCAGCTCGGCCATGCCGCACAAGCGCAATCCGATCCTCACCGAAAATCTCACAGGCCTGGCGCGCATGGTGCGGGGCTATGCAATACCCGCGATGGAGAATGTTGCGCTGTGGCACGAACGGGACATCAGCCACTCGTCGGTCGAACGCTATATTGGGCCGGACGCCACCATCACGCTGGATTTCGCCCTGGGTCGCCTGACCGGCGTCATCGACAAGCTGCTCGTCTATCCCGAGCGCATGCAGAAGAATTTGGACAAGATGGGCGGGCTCGTTCACTCGCAGCGCGTATTGCTCGCGCTTACCCAAGCTGCCGTATCACGCGAAGACGCGTATCGCCTGGTCCAGCGCAATGCGATGAAGGTGTGGGAATCCGATGGCCATCTATCGCTGCTTGAGCTGCTCAAGGCTGATGATGAAGTGACCGCAGCGCTTAGCGAAGCGGAGATCGAAGAGAAATTTGACCTCGGCTATCATCTTAAAAACATTGACACGATCTTCGAACGGGTTTTCGATAGCTAA
- a CDS encoding class I SAM-dependent methyltransferase: MDDLALMVDLHGDGERQSPGDDAVTRRAIALAGLPGRKNLSIADIGCGTGASTMVLARTLDAEIAAIDFVPEFLETLEDNAHRENLGQKIATHPLAMDALPFDDQSLDAIWSEGAIYNIGFENGVRYWRRFLKPDGILAVSELTWLTATRPDALTEYWERHYPEVDTASAKIAILEASGYSPLGYFPLPSYCWLANFYRPIEGRLGAFLERHDNSDAAQAIVAEHREEIAFYKRYSDYFSYGFYIARRSDG, translated from the coding sequence GTGGACGATCTCGCATTGATGGTTGACCTGCATGGCGATGGCGAGCGCCAGAGCCCGGGCGATGATGCCGTCACGCGCCGCGCGATTGCACTGGCCGGACTGCCGGGCCGCAAAAATCTCTCCATCGCCGATATCGGCTGCGGAACCGGGGCATCGACGATGGTGCTCGCGCGCACGCTTGATGCGGAGATCGCGGCAATCGACTTCGTTCCGGAGTTTCTGGAAACGCTGGAGGACAATGCGCATCGCGAAAATCTCGGACAGAAGATCGCGACCCACCCGCTGGCAATGGATGCGCTGCCGTTCGACGATCAGTCGCTCGACGCGATCTGGTCCGAAGGGGCGATCTACAATATCGGTTTTGAGAATGGCGTTCGCTATTGGCGCCGTTTTCTCAAACCGGATGGGATACTGGCGGTATCCGAACTCACCTGGCTCACCGCGACGCGACCCGATGCGCTGACAGAATATTGGGAGCGCCATTATCCCGAAGTCGATACGGCGTCGGCCAAGATCGCAATCCTGGAAGCCAGTGGCTATTCACCGCTCGGTTATTTCCCGCTGCCCAGCTATTGCTGGCTCGCCAATTTTTACCGGCCGATCGAAGGACGGCTCGGCGCATTTCTCGAACGCCACGACAATTCAGACGCCGCGCAGGCGATAGTCGCAGAGCATCGCGAAGAAATTGCCTTCTACAAACGCTATTCCGATTATTTCAGCTATGGATTCTATATTGCCCGCCGGAGCGACGGCTAG
- a CDS encoding YnbE family lipoprotein: MKRTHLAAAALLAALTSGCVQVSAPEEPIVIELNINVAQTVDVNLQEDVENLIENNPELFPE, translated from the coding sequence ATGAAACGCACGCATCTCGCCGCCGCAGCACTTTTGGCTGCTTTAACAAGTGGTTGTGTGCAGGTTTCAGCCCCTGAAGAGCCCATTGTGATCGAATTGAACATTAATGTTGCACAGACTGTCGACGTCAATCTGCAAGAAGATGTCGAAAATCTGATCGAAAACAATCCGGAGCTGTTTCCAGAATGA
- a CDS encoding F0F1 ATP synthase subunit A, producing MSQFKIEPIAGVLDQGEIAFTNSSLWMLFTLAVIWIFMWGGMKRSLIPGRWQLAVESVTGFIDNMLVTNIGPAGKKYVPYIFTIFIFILFANLLGLVPIGFTGAHPFTVTSHILVTGVMAVMSFSIVLAVGFWKHKLKFFTLFVPNGTPLPMVPLLFLIELVSFMVRPFSLALRLFIAMTAGHVLLKVFASFVISGINAGPEVALLVSIPSFLLMLFVSALELLICAIQAYVFALLSALYINDAENLH from the coding sequence ATGTCCCAGTTCAAGATCGAGCCGATTGCCGGCGTTCTTGATCAGGGAGAAATAGCGTTTACGAACAGCTCGCTTTGGATGCTGTTCACGCTTGCGGTGATCTGGATCTTCATGTGGGGTGGAATGAAGCGTTCGCTCATTCCCGGTCGGTGGCAGCTTGCCGTCGAAAGCGTGACGGGCTTTATCGATAATATGCTGGTCACGAATATCGGCCCGGCGGGCAAGAAATATGTGCCCTATATCTTCACGATCTTCATCTTCATCCTGTTCGCCAACCTGCTCGGCCTTGTGCCGATCGGCTTTACCGGCGCGCATCCTTTCACCGTAACCAGCCATATCCTTGTGACCGGCGTGATGGCCGTGATGAGCTTCTCGATCGTGCTGGCGGTGGGTTTCTGGAAGCATAAGCTCAAATTCTTCACCCTGTTCGTACCCAATGGAACGCCGCTCCCGATGGTGCCGCTGCTGTTCCTCATCGAGCTGGTATCGTTCATGGTGCGTCCGTTCAGCCTCGCGCTGCGGCTGTTTATCGCGATGACCGCCGGCCACGTGCTGCTGAAGGTTTTTGCAAGCTTCGTAATCTCCGGGATCAATGCTGGTCCTGAAGTTGCCTTGTTGGTGAGTATCCCGAGCTTCTTGCTGATGCTGTTTGTCAGCGCGCTTGAGCTGCTGATCTGCGCGATCCAGGCCTATGTGTTTGCGCTATTGTCTGCGCTTTACATCAATGACGCAGAGAATTTGCACTAG
- a CDS encoding YdbH domain-containing protein, whose translation MEETVPDQKPRWQRRRYWLGGIMVFIVIGLALLWVQRENIAIGYIDTYLADAETEGSYEITQFGPGRQRVENLVIGDPENPDLTVERADIFLRYGFGYPQVRRIDAQGVRLYGRLVDGTVDLGQLGRLLPEPSEEPFVLPELQLDISDAVMQLRTPYGPVAMAVAGSGALDDGFRGHFASTSPGLAWEDCQADAMQASFAIRVTDRRPIINGPLRAAQINCADGLDIDAPELAISAILSESLDRWGGDATLDAASASHWSGAGDAVSLAVSFDGTAGGQTTGTVRAQAADAQTANVRAQSAAVIGHYRIRDGGRSIAFDGDVDLGDAQAGDGLISDLSGQLRMAEGTPLGPVGAIIAQAVQAAGRDFDARFALTAAYREGSAAVRFAEISGTSASGAQLTLERGNGVQFGWPGGRARFDGAMRLAGGGFPQSYLTIEQERAGAPLEGYAEIEPVRTGNAILAVAPVRFTAAPNGVTQLVTQVEMTGPLADGRVERLRIPIGGTIGQGGRLAIGEGCVPVRWDRLTVAGMRVGPTTLPFCPIEGGALVRYSPGTGLSGGGQLIRPRLNGRLGETPLTISARSFRMPLRRPSFAISDLAVRLGPDGSQSVLDIAAMSADFVTGGVDGVYSGATGAIVDVPIRLTDSGGDWRFTGGILQVDGVGGLINDAEDQLFEPLQVRELALRMEDNLIRMTGRLREPESKVFIADVDLFHDLQLGRGEAVLDTYRLAFDEHIQPTDLTDLVLGIVAEVEGLVSGTGTIRWDAEGVTSDGVYQLTDVDLAAPFGPVQGISTELRFTDLLGMNTEPGQTATVREINPGVIATDGVVTYQFLDSNRVQVEGARWPFAGGHLILEPTILDFRVDRARRLVFRVEDVDAFQFLEARNFENIVATGQFDGKLPMVFDRDGGRIVDGRLVSQGDGGTFSYIGEISDVNVGVFGSLAFNALELIRYSELAIEFNGAIDGEMVTNVSFTGVSPNLAREDQSFLVAGFTNELAELPLRFNITMNAPFNQMLYSFRLLDDPGFLVQQAIRARINRTRAERGVQPPESDIMP comes from the coding sequence ATGGAAGAAACTGTTCCCGATCAAAAACCTCGCTGGCAACGGCGGCGCTATTGGTTGGGCGGAATAATGGTCTTCATTGTCATTGGCTTAGCGCTGCTGTGGGTCCAGCGCGAAAATATCGCGATCGGCTATATCGACACGTATCTCGCTGATGCCGAGACCGAGGGAAGCTATGAAATCACGCAGTTCGGACCGGGCCGGCAGCGGGTTGAAAATCTGGTAATCGGCGATCCCGAAAATCCCGACCTGACCGTCGAGCGCGCGGATATATTTCTGCGCTATGGGTTCGGCTATCCGCAGGTTCGCCGGATCGATGCGCAGGGCGTTCGGTTATATGGGCGCCTGGTCGATGGCACCGTCGATCTGGGTCAGCTCGGCCGGTTATTGCCGGAGCCGAGCGAAGAGCCATTTGTGCTGCCGGAACTGCAGTTGGATATCAGCGATGCCGTGATGCAGCTGAGGACACCCTATGGGCCGGTGGCCATGGCCGTTGCCGGTTCCGGGGCATTGGACGATGGTTTTCGTGGCCATTTCGCGAGCACGAGCCCTGGCTTGGCATGGGAGGATTGCCAAGCCGACGCGATGCAGGCGAGCTTTGCAATCCGCGTGACCGACCGGCGACCGATAATCAATGGGCCATTGCGGGCTGCTCAGATCAATTGCGCCGACGGCCTGGATATCGACGCACCGGAGCTGGCTATTTCGGCCATATTGTCTGAGAGCCTGGATCGATGGGGCGGGGATGCAACGCTAGACGCGGCGTCTGCCTCCCATTGGAGTGGCGCAGGCGATGCCGTTAGTTTGGCAGTCTCATTTGACGGCACCGCTGGTGGCCAGACGACCGGAACTGTGCGGGCGCAGGCTGCAGATGCGCAAACCGCAAATGTGCGCGCGCAGAGTGCCGCGGTTATCGGCCATTACCGCATTCGCGATGGCGGCCGATCGATTGCCTTTGACGGCGATGTCGACCTTGGCGATGCGCAGGCGGGTGACGGGCTGATCAGCGATCTTTCCGGCCAACTTCGCATGGCAGAGGGGACGCCGCTTGGTCCGGTTGGGGCGATCATCGCGCAGGCCGTGCAAGCTGCTGGGCGGGATTTCGATGCCCGTTTTGCGCTCACGGCTGCCTATCGCGAGGGGAGTGCGGCTGTCCGCTTCGCCGAGATTAGCGGGACCAGTGCGAGCGGCGCGCAACTGACCCTTGAACGCGGCAATGGTGTGCAATTTGGCTGGCCCGGAGGCCGTGCCCGTTTTGATGGTGCGATGCGGCTGGCGGGTGGCGGGTTCCCGCAAAGCTATCTGACAATTGAGCAGGAGCGTGCGGGCGCTCCCCTTGAAGGTTATGCCGAGATCGAGCCGGTGCGAACAGGCAATGCGATCCTGGCGGTTGCACCGGTGCGCTTTACGGCTGCGCCCAATGGCGTAACGCAATTGGTCACCCAGGTGGAAATGACCGGTCCGCTGGCCGATGGGCGGGTCGAGCGGCTGCGTATCCCGATCGGTGGCACCATTGGTCAGGGCGGGCGGCTGGCGATCGGTGAAGGATGTGTTCCGGTTCGCTGGGACCGCCTGACGGTAGCCGGTATGCGGGTTGGACCCACGACATTGCCATTCTGCCCGATCGAGGGTGGCGCACTGGTGCGCTACTCGCCAGGTACCGGCTTATCGGGTGGCGGCCAGCTGATCCGGCCACGTCTTAACGGACGGCTTGGAGAGACGCCGCTGACTATTAGCGCGCGCAGTTTCCGGATGCCGTTGCGGCGACCATCCTTTGCGATTTCGGATCTGGCTGTTCGGCTGGGGCCAGACGGCAGTCAGTCGGTGCTCGATATCGCCGCGATGTCAGCAGATTTTGTGACGGGCGGTGTGGACGGTGTCTATTCCGGGGCGACCGGAGCGATAGTCGATGTCCCAATCCGATTGACCGACAGTGGCGGCGACTGGCGGTTTACCGGCGGTATCCTGCAGGTCGATGGCGTGGGTGGCCTGATCAATGATGCCGAGGATCAGCTGTTCGAACCCTTGCAGGTTCGCGAACTGGCCTTGCGTATGGAGGATAATCTCATCCGGATGACCGGCAGGCTGCGCGAGCCGGAATCGAAAGTTTTCATCGCCGATGTCGATCTGTTTCACGATCTCCAGCTCGGTCGCGGCGAGGCAGTCCTCGATACATATCGGCTGGCATTTGATGAACATATCCAGCCGACCGATCTCACCGACCTTGTGCTCGGGATCGTGGCCGAGGTCGAGGGGTTGGTGAGCGGCACCGGAACCATTCGATGGGATGCCGAGGGTGTAACCAGCGACGGGGTGTATCAGCTCACAGATGTCGATCTGGCGGCGCCGTTCGGCCCGGTGCAGGGAATCTCGACAGAATTGCGGTTTACCGACCTGCTGGGAATGAACACCGAGCCCGGGCAAACCGCCACGGTCCGCGAGATAAACCCGGGCGTGATCGCCACGGATGGGGTCGTGACCTACCAGTTTCTCGACAGCAACCGGGTGCAAGTAGAAGGCGCGCGCTGGCCCTTTGCCGGTGGTCATCTGATCCTCGAACCCACAATCCTTGATTTCCGGGTGGATCGGGCACGGCGGCTCGTTTTCCGGGTCGAAGATGTCGATGCGTTCCAGTTCCTCGAAGCGCGTAATTTTGAAAATATCGTCGCGACCGGCCAGTTCGATGGCAAGCTGCCGATGGTGTTCGATCGGGATGGCGGACGGATTGTCGACGGGCGGTTGGTGTCGCAAGGCGATGGTGGAACCTTCTCCTATATTGGTGAGATCAGCGATGTGAATGTTGGCGTCTTCGGATCGCTTGCGTTCAATGCGCTTGAGCTGATCCGCTACTCCGAGCTGGCGATTGAGTTTAATGGTGCGATCGATGGCGAGATGGTCACCAATGTGAGCTTCACCGGCGTATCGCCCAATCTGGCACGCGAGGATCAGAGCTTCCTGGTCGCCGGATTCACCAATGAACTCGCTGAACTGCCGCTGCGTTTCAACATCACGATGAACGCGCCGTTCAACCAGATGCTCTACTCATTCCGCCTGCTCGACGATCCCGGCTTCCTCGTCCAGCAGGCGATCCGTGCGCGAATAAACCGAACCAGAGCCGAACGAGGTGTTCAGCCTCCCGAAAGCGACATTATGCCATGA
- a CDS encoding YdbL family protein, translating to MTKRNKSIIAILAATAAFGGMATMAPAQGSEVRQAINAGIVGETATGYLGFAQTPSGELRAQVDAINLGRRSAFADLAQQRGTTRQQVAEETACNRLSSVNPGQVYQLRDGAWRTRGSAPIATPSYC from the coding sequence ATGACCAAGCGTAACAAGAGCATTATAGCCATCCTCGCCGCGACTGCCGCTTTTGGCGGAATGGCGACCATGGCACCCGCCCAAGGCAGCGAAGTGCGCCAGGCAATCAATGCCGGCATCGTTGGCGAGACGGCCACCGGCTATCTTGGCTTTGCCCAGACCCCGTCTGGCGAGCTGCGCGCGCAAGTTGATGCGATCAATCTGGGACGCCGCTCAGCCTTTGCCGATCTCGCACAGCAGCGCGGTACGACCCGTCAACAGGTTGCCGAGGAAACCGCGTGCAATCGCCTGTCGAGCGTTAATCCGGGACAAGTCTATCAGCTGCGCGATGGCGCGTGGCGGACCCGTGGTTCCGCGCCGATCGCAACGCCGTCCTACTGCTAG
- a CDS encoding ATPase, with product MPQLDQIAVSYASQIVWLVGVLAIIYFGIARTMVPKIQGTVEARAQRVSDDLAAADKAHERADEIEEQYRNQLNDARSAAGDVTSEAKATAAAEREKRVSAANETIQARMSAAETALSEARVAALAEIEGVAVEATQDIVSKVSGGSVTSGEAEAAVKEAMANG from the coding sequence ATGCCACAGCTCGATCAGATTGCCGTCAGTTATGCGTCACAAATCGTGTGGCTGGTCGGTGTTCTCGCCATCATCTATTTCGGCATTGCCCGGACGATGGTGCCCAAGATTCAGGGCACGGTCGAGGCGCGTGCACAGCGCGTTTCGGACGATCTCGCCGCAGCGGACAAGGCCCATGAACGGGCCGATGAAATCGAAGAGCAATATCGCAATCAGCTCAATGATGCGCGCTCTGCAGCCGGCGATGTGACGTCGGAAGCCAAGGCGACAGCGGCAGCCGAGCGCGAAAAGCGTGTCTCGGCAGCCAATGAAACGATCCAGGCCCGGATGAGTGCGGCGGAAACCGCGCTCTCCGAAGCGCGGGTCGCTGCGCTGGCCGAGATTGAAGGCGTGGCTGTCGAAGCGACGCAGGATATCGTCAGCAAGGTTTCAGGCGGTTCCGTAACATCAGGCGAAGCTGAGGCTGCGGTGAAAGAGGCGATGGCCAATGGATGA
- the radC gene encoding DNA repair protein RadC, producing the protein MADAPMDGTGHRARLRKRLIEGGHEALLDHELVEYLLTLAIPRRDTKPLAKKLIAEFGGLGPLLSADAAALARVDKLSEGAVAALMIAKATALRLLADPLQDRPVLSNWQALADYLHADMAHEPIERVRVLHLDGKNVLIRDELVTEGSIDQAAVYVREIIRRAIDLHASGMILVHNHPSGDPSPSKADIQLTREVAEAARPLGITLHDHLIIGTRGQTSLRSQGLI; encoded by the coding sequence ATGGCAGATGCACCTATGGACGGCACGGGACACCGCGCCCGGTTGCGCAAACGATTGATCGAAGGCGGGCATGAAGCGCTGCTCGATCATGAGCTTGTGGAGTATCTGCTCACGCTCGCCATTCCGCGTCGGGATACCAAGCCGCTCGCGAAAAAACTGATCGCCGAATTTGGCGGTCTTGGCCCGCTATTATCCGCAGACGCCGCGGCGCTGGCGCGGGTCGACAAGTTGAGCGAAGGTGCCGTCGCTGCCTTGATGATCGCCAAGGCAACCGCGCTGCGACTGCTGGCTGATCCCCTGCAAGACCGGCCTGTACTGTCCAACTGGCAGGCGCTGGCCGACTATCTGCACGCCGATATGGCGCATGAACCGATTGAGCGCGTGCGCGTGCTGCATCTCGACGGCAAGAATGTGTTGATCCGTGATGAGCTCGTCACCGAAGGATCGATCGATCAGGCAGCCGTCTATGTCCGCGAGATCATCCGTCGCGCTATCGATCTACACGCCAGCGGCATGATTCTTGTTCATAACCATCCCTCGGGCGATCCCTCCCCCAGCAAGGCGGATATCCAGCTGACCCGGGAAGTCGCGGAAGCGGCGCGGCCGCTCGGTATCACTTTGCATGACCATCTGATTATCGGAACCCGCGGGCAGACCAGCCTGCGCAGCCAAGGACTTATCTGA
- a CDS encoding AtpZ/AtpI family protein has translation MAEKDTGQESSVAEDARLQALEERLEAAKRTEARKVAKRNRRGSGANYANRAVSELVGGPVGGAIVGWFFDWLLGTYPWLMLSMMFLGFIVAVRNVYLLTSKRSD, from the coding sequence ATGGCGGAGAAAGACACTGGGCAGGAATCCTCTGTCGCGGAAGATGCGCGGCTTCAGGCGCTTGAAGAGCGACTGGAAGCGGCAAAACGCACAGAGGCCCGTAAAGTGGCCAAGCGCAATCGGCGGGGTAGCGGCGCAAATTACGCCAACCGCGCGGTGAGCGAATTGGTCGGCGGTCCTGTTGGCGGTGCGATTGTCGGTTGGTTTTTTGACTGGCTGCTCGGTACCTACCCATGGCTCATGCTGTCGATGATGTTCCTTGGGTTCATCGTCGCAGTTCGGAATGTATATTTGTTGACGAGTAAGCGCTCCGATTAG